The Lasioglossum baleicum chromosome 15, iyLasBale1, whole genome shotgun sequence genome has a segment encoding these proteins:
- the LOC143216267 gene encoding trypsin-3 produces MIESTREMILVALLALSVTGTVYGDSVNNTTSYTEVEWISYSLTGRIVNGTKAASRQFPYQVSLQRSYNSRHFCGGSLIDEYYVVTAAHCMFLEGRQILPWTVMVVAGEIQLDAQTSTGQRRGVEKIYVHSQFNATTLQNDIALLYLKVPFELTQEITPALLTITSPTPGTVCQVSGWGYPDQNFPVVSNDLMYVDLPIVDPTLCGILLVNVTSMLPGMFCAGYMEGQRDACQGDSGGGMICNGYLTGVVSGGHGCALPETPGVYSSLLFFEEWILKTMNSQGLVGRNSSNAGSEKTFASALLLFILSAKLAYL; encoded by the exons ATGATTGAGAGCACGCGCGAAATGATTTTGGTGGCTTTGCTAGCATTGTCAGTCACCGGCACAGTTTACG GAGACTCAGTGAACAATACGACGTCGTACACGGAGGTAGAATGGATCAGTTATAGCCTGACAGGACGTATAGTGAACGGAACGAAGGCGGCTTCGAGACAGTTCCCTTATCAG GTCTCGTTGCAGCGCAGCTACAACTCTCGCCACTTCTGCGGAGGTTCTTTGATCGATGAGTACTATGTCGTCACAGCGGCACACTGCATGTTTCT AGAAGGCAGGCAAATCTTGCCTTGGACGGTCATGGTCGTCGCCGGAGAGATTCAGCTCGACGCACAGACCTCCACTGGACAGAGAAGAGGCGTGGAGAAGATTTATGTCCATTCACAATTCAATGCCACCACTTTGCAAAACGACATTGCGCTGCTTTAT CTGAAGGTCCCGTTCGAACTAACACAGGAAATCACGCCTGCACTTCTGACTATAACTTCTCCCACACCTGGCACTGTATGCCAGGTGTCTGGATGGGGATACCCGGATCAG AATTTTCCTGTAGTCAGCAACGACCTAATGTACGTAGACCTGCCAATCGTAGATCCCACACTTTGCGGTATACTTCTAGTAAACGTCACCAGTATGCTACCTGGCATGTTCTGTGCAGGATACATGGAGGGACAGAGGGATGCTTGCCAG GGTGATTCCGGAGGCGGCATGATCTGCAACGGCTATCTGACGGGTGTGGTTTCCGGTGGCCACGGTTGCGCACTTCCGGAAACTCCTGGCGTCTACTCGAGCTTACTCTTCTTCGAGGAATGGATCCTGAAGACTATGAACTCACAGGGACTTGTAGGGAGAAACTCGTCCAACGCCGGGTCTGAGAAGACGTTCGCCTCAGCTTTACTACTATTCATCCTTTCCGCTAAGCTGGCCTACCTGTAA